In Dyadobacter sp. CECT 9275, the following proteins share a genomic window:
- a CDS encoding HpcH/HpaI aldolase family protein has translation MGLLDKLNTGENVYGTCITSTGPMWPAAVKRAGLDFVFLDTEHVPLGRNELAALCQHFKALEVTPIVRIPSPDPYLACQAIDAGALGIVAPYLEARTQILDLVGATKYRPLKGEVLYKYLNGEEAMPEDLWQYVQKYNTNHICIANIESVPAMQKLDELLSIPGLDAVFIGPHDLSVSMGLPEQYDHPEFEAAVTQIIKTTRSKGLSIGIHFSLEPERQIRWIKEGANIIVHSFDVALFSQKLQKDLAIIREATGDFSYTDNSAIVI, from the coding sequence ATGGGACTTTTAGACAAATTAAATACCGGTGAAAATGTTTACGGTACCTGCATTACTTCAACAGGGCCTATGTGGCCGGCTGCTGTAAAACGCGCCGGACTTGATTTTGTATTTCTGGACACGGAACATGTACCACTCGGCAGAAATGAACTTGCCGCCTTATGCCAGCATTTCAAAGCCTTGGAGGTTACGCCCATCGTTCGTATCCCCAGCCCCGACCCTTACCTGGCATGCCAGGCAATAGATGCCGGTGCTCTGGGTATTGTAGCGCCGTACCTTGAGGCAAGGACGCAAATACTGGATCTGGTGGGTGCTACAAAATACCGGCCGTTAAAAGGGGAAGTATTGTATAAATACCTGAACGGAGAAGAGGCCATGCCCGAAGATCTTTGGCAGTATGTTCAGAAGTACAATACCAACCATATCTGTATAGCCAATATCGAAAGTGTGCCAGCTATGCAAAAACTGGATGAATTACTTTCGATTCCTGGTCTTGATGCTGTATTCATTGGCCCTCACGACCTCTCAGTAAGCATGGGATTACCCGAACAATATGACCACCCTGAATTTGAAGCGGCAGTAACACAAATTATTAAAACTACCCGCAGCAAGGGTCTATCCATCGGAATCCATTTTTCCCTTGAACCTGAACGCCAGATTCGCTGGATCAAAGAAGGTGCCAATATCATCGTCCACAGTTTTGACGTAGCCTTATTCAGCCAGAAATTACAGAAAGACCTTGCCATTATCAGGGAGGCAACCGGCGATTTCTCTTACACCGACAATAGCGCCATTGTTATCTAA
- a CDS encoding AAA family ATPase: protein MYLEKIKDVLDEMGKVVVGQEKLLNRLLIGLFTGGHVLLEGVPGLAKTLTINTLAKVLHLDFHRIQFTPDLLPADLIGTMIYKPKIGDYEVKKGPIFSNIILADEVNRSPAKVQSALLEAMQEKQVTIGDETYPLDRPFIVLATQNPVEQEGTYPLPEAQIDRFMMKVYVDYLNKQEELEVMRRMSDISYEYQIRPILNKEDIFAIRENVNKVNISDTLERYIIELVFATRRPLDYNLRDEARYIQFGVSPRATIYLNRAAKALAFLEGRDYVLPEDIKELAPDIMNHRILLNYEAEADGVRTLSIIDSILRKVAIG, encoded by the coding sequence ATGTACCTAGAAAAAATAAAGGATGTCCTGGATGAAATGGGAAAAGTGGTGGTTGGCCAGGAAAAACTTCTTAACAGGCTGCTCATCGGATTGTTTACCGGAGGACACGTGTTGCTTGAAGGTGTACCAGGACTTGCTAAAACATTGACGATCAACACTCTGGCAAAAGTACTGCATCTTGATTTCCACCGAATTCAGTTCACTCCCGACCTTCTTCCTGCTGATCTCATCGGGACGATGATTTATAAACCTAAAATCGGTGATTATGAGGTTAAAAAGGGACCGATCTTTTCCAACATTATCCTAGCCGATGAGGTAAATCGTTCCCCCGCAAAAGTACAGTCAGCGCTGCTGGAAGCGATGCAGGAAAAACAGGTGACCATTGGAGACGAAACCTACCCGCTGGACCGCCCGTTTATCGTACTCGCCACACAAAACCCTGTGGAACAGGAAGGTACCTACCCTCTTCCCGAAGCACAGATAGACCGGTTTATGATGAAGGTATATGTGGACTACCTCAACAAGCAAGAAGAACTTGAAGTAATGAGAAGGATGTCGGATATCTCGTATGAGTACCAGATCAGGCCTATCCTCAACAAGGAAGATATCTTCGCGATCCGGGAGAATGTCAACAAAGTCAATATTTCAGATACACTCGAACGTTATATTATCGAGCTGGTTTTTGCCACCCGGCGGCCCTTGGATTATAATTTACGGGATGAGGCGCGGTATATCCAGTTCGGTGTTTCCCCAAGGGCTACCATTTACCTGAACCGCGCAGCCAAAGCACTGGCATTTCTCGAAGGGCGGGACTATGTATTACCAGAGGACATCAAGGAACTTGCCCCCGATATTATGAATCACAGGATTTTGCTTAACTACGAGGCAGAAGCCGACGGTGTACGTACGCTGAGCATTATTGATTCCATACTAAGGAAAGTGGCCATCGGATAA
- a CDS encoding shikimate dehydrogenase family protein yields MDLYGLIGFPLSHSFSKKYFTEKFEREGIKESSYDLYEMPTLDSLPSLLKSKADLKGLNVTIPHKKEVITYLDDLDEASAERIGAVNTIKVYADGSTKGFNTDYYGFRQSLVEWLDKRGETCSNFKALVLGNGGAAKAVQVALQDLHVEFRLVSRQKSEDSLLYEEITEDVLNEYLLIINTTPLGTYPKIEGCPSIPFQWIGSKHFLYDLVYNPAETSFLKNGAEKGAATLNGLKMLELQAEKAWDIWTTEEGMWSV; encoded by the coding sequence ATGGATTTATACGGTTTAATAGGATTTCCGCTTTCGCATTCCTTTTCAAAAAAATACTTTACTGAAAAATTTGAACGTGAAGGTATAAAGGAAAGCAGCTATGATCTTTACGAGATGCCAACCCTGGATTCCTTGCCTTCACTACTCAAAAGCAAAGCTGATTTAAAAGGCCTTAACGTTACGATCCCCCATAAAAAAGAAGTGATTACTTATCTGGATGATTTGGATGAGGCTTCTGCCGAACGCATTGGCGCAGTGAATACCATAAAGGTCTATGCAGACGGTTCCACCAAAGGTTTTAATACCGATTACTACGGGTTTCGCCAGTCGCTGGTAGAATGGCTGGACAAAAGAGGAGAAACCTGTTCCAATTTCAAGGCACTGGTACTCGGCAACGGTGGTGCTGCTAAAGCCGTTCAGGTAGCTTTACAGGACTTGCACGTTGAATTCAGGCTTGTTTCCCGTCAAAAGTCAGAAGATTCGCTCCTTTACGAAGAAATTACAGAAGATGTGTTGAATGAATACCTGCTGATCATCAACACCACACCATTGGGTACCTATCCCAAAATAGAAGGCTGCCCTTCGATACCTTTTCAGTGGATCGGTTCCAAACATTTCCTTTATGACCTGGTATATAATCCCGCCGAAACTTCTTTCCTCAAAAATGGTGCAGAAAAAGGAGCCGCCACTTTAAATGGCCTCAAAATGCTTGAACTACAGGCCGAAAAAGCATGGGATATCTGGACAACCGAAGAAGGTATGTGGAGTGTTTAG
- a CDS encoding S8 family serine peptidase encodes MFVILQFAHIPDSEERTALEKEGVHLLDYIPNNAYTAVVKNQLAPASLLRSGVTSVVELSASQKMEPGLASGKIPAHAIKSPGTVDIWLNYPKTFSFDEITELVKDRGYVIVSDLYKTAQIITVRVPESEIVALASSPFVQYLQPIPGADKPINNKSTVNGRANVLGSSLSIGRNLKGAGVVVGVGDDSNPYQHIDFNNRIINHMGIAGGTHGVHVMGTLGGAGIMDEKYKGFAPLVTMLSQYFSNIFALAGTYVKDYGMVITNNSYGADVNTCLTLGTYDLYSYVLDQQSFQFPYLQHVFASGNSGSMVCSPNPSGFGNILGGYQTAKNVITVGNTNDEGFSISTSSRGPVKDGRIKPEIMAQGTLVVSTSPTDDYATKSGTSMAAPAVSGGLALLNESYRKKNSSNPKNGLLKALICNGATDRGNEGPDHKYGFGWMNLLRSLKMLEAEAYKNDSVYHGDTKEFTITIPANSAQVKVMLYWNDPAAAVFSSQNLVNNLDLKVRNPSGNTVLPLVLSTDPTKLALLAAPGVDNVNNIEQVVINNPVEGTYTISVKGSSIVQNPRQEYFVVYDIIPVSTTLTYPIGKESLVKNDVITISWDSYGNTSSTYTVEYSVDNGANWLPIGSNLVAATRQLSWTVPDVITDKARVRVTQSGSGTQSVSEPFTILGIPEINASDVQCEGYFAVEWGAVSGATDYEVMILSGDEMVRVVNGITTSTRFTINGLSKDSTYYVSVRARLNENPGRRALAIKRKPDNGNCTGTISDNDLKLDAIVTPATSGRKFTSTELSASQSVTVRIKNLDDAGSTDAFTINYAVNETVIYSQTINPLIAAGGTYDHTFPVTADLSAIGTYQIKVILSRGNDPVTSNNVITKTFKQLANPSVTLPFTDDLESLSKQSIIGTQVGLDGGDRYDFTTNVATGRIRSFVSSGISYSGTKALTLDSYKYSSGGVTNYLMATLDLSAYTPGTNDVRLDFVYKNHGQSSDGANKVWIRGKDTDSWIQAYDLYANQKGNDEGYKAVYGLELSRLLQEQSKLFTSSFQIRWGQWGENVAADKTRADGYTIDDIHVYTIIDDMQMLSISSPVAEKCTFESTEGVTVTVRNSSSGVIADLPVKLVVDNGSEITEHIYNIPARSNMDYTFTAKADFSAPGRHTLKVSVAYPTDNYAYNNELTKEYYHSPAVTTLPYLQDFETNDGYWHAEGAFSSWQYGIPSAPKISRAASGRKAWKTGLTGNHNDYELSYLYSPCFSMSGVAAPTLSFSMALDIEVCDPNPCDIAYVEYSGDGGSWTRLGAVGQGTNWYNKTFSDAGSWCVKDYINWHVATIALPTGFSTIRLRFVMSSDAFVSREGIAIDDIHVYDKPNGIYDETSITTAISQTVSASENWSHFLKNNKLVASIKPGSQNLGTTNVQANINTSGVRNTIGQYYHDRSITIKPQTTSLTDSVTLRLYFLDTETENLLSATSCSGCGKPVSAYELGVSEYTSSNKNLEDGDISNNNGGSWLFHSGVRKVPFDKGYFAEFKVKGFSEFWLSKALIGNSAALPVRLISFSAKRLTDSEASEDVLLVWKTAMEENADHFDIEVAVGDDRLKKGDFSKIGEIKAKGNWEGEQSYSLTDNEMGKSDTRYYRLKMVDMDGSFAYSVIRPVLFNEQPNWHIYPNPSKEIFNVVAQANDGELIKVKVLDESGRTLLTTSARGNGFLQKHKIDLSGSAFSSGLYLFEVSSEKDKQVFKVVKE; translated from the coding sequence ATGTTCGTCATCCTTCAGTTTGCTCATATTCCGGATAGTGAGGAAAGGACAGCGCTTGAAAAAGAGGGTGTTCATCTCCTGGATTACATTCCCAACAATGCGTATACTGCAGTGGTCAAAAATCAGCTTGCCCCGGCATCACTGCTCAGGTCAGGTGTTACGTCGGTAGTAGAGCTCTCCGCGTCACAGAAAATGGAACCTGGGCTGGCATCAGGAAAGATACCCGCGCATGCAATCAAATCTCCAGGAACAGTGGATATCTGGCTCAATTATCCTAAAACATTTTCTTTCGACGAAATAACAGAGTTGGTCAAGGACAGGGGCTACGTCATAGTTTCGGATTTATATAAAACGGCGCAAATCATCACAGTGCGGGTACCGGAAAGTGAAATCGTTGCGCTGGCATCTTCACCTTTTGTGCAGTATCTGCAGCCTATTCCTGGCGCTGACAAACCTATTAATAATAAGAGTACAGTCAATGGAAGGGCCAATGTACTGGGTTCTTCATTAAGTATTGGGCGTAACTTGAAAGGAGCAGGTGTGGTAGTTGGAGTGGGAGACGATTCGAACCCGTATCAGCATATTGATTTTAACAACAGAATTATTAATCATATGGGTATTGCGGGAGGCACTCATGGTGTACATGTCATGGGTACATTGGGAGGGGCCGGTATTATGGATGAAAAATACAAAGGGTTTGCGCCTCTGGTAACAATGTTGAGCCAATATTTTTCCAACATTTTCGCGCTGGCAGGTACCTATGTCAAGGATTATGGGATGGTGATTACTAATAATTCTTACGGAGCGGATGTGAATACCTGTTTAACCCTGGGAACCTATGATTTGTATTCCTACGTGCTGGATCAGCAGTCCTTTCAGTTTCCCTATCTTCAGCATGTATTTGCGTCTGGAAACAGCGGTTCAATGGTGTGTAGCCCCAATCCTTCTGGTTTTGGAAATATTCTGGGAGGGTATCAGACTGCAAAAAATGTAATAACCGTGGGTAATACCAACGACGAGGGGTTTTCGATTTCAACTTCAAGCCGCGGACCTGTCAAGGATGGCAGAATAAAGCCGGAGATCATGGCTCAGGGGACGCTTGTGGTATCGACCTCTCCAACGGATGATTATGCGACGAAATCTGGTACCAGCATGGCTGCTCCGGCAGTTTCAGGCGGGTTGGCTTTGTTGAATGAAAGTTATAGAAAAAAAAATTCGAGTAACCCTAAGAACGGTCTTCTGAAAGCACTGATCTGTAATGGAGCAACAGATAGAGGAAATGAAGGCCCTGATCATAAGTATGGTTTTGGCTGGATGAATCTGCTGAGGTCTTTGAAAATGTTAGAAGCAGAGGCATATAAGAATGATTCTGTTTATCACGGAGATACAAAGGAATTTACCATCACTATTCCTGCTAATTCGGCACAGGTAAAGGTTATGTTATACTGGAATGATCCGGCGGCCGCGGTCTTTTCATCACAGAATCTGGTGAATAATCTTGATCTTAAAGTTAGGAATCCATCCGGCAACACGGTATTGCCATTGGTTCTTTCAACAGATCCTACAAAGCTTGCACTTTTAGCAGCCCCGGGAGTGGATAACGTCAACAATATTGAACAGGTGGTCATTAATAACCCGGTTGAGGGAACCTACACTATATCCGTGAAAGGGTCTTCCATTGTTCAGAACCCTCGGCAAGAATACTTTGTGGTATACGACATCATCCCTGTGTCAACTACGCTGACTTACCCTATTGGCAAGGAAAGTTTGGTTAAAAATGACGTCATTACGATTAGCTGGGACTCATACGGGAATACAAGCAGCACGTATACCGTAGAATATTCTGTCGACAACGGTGCAAACTGGCTACCGATTGGAAGTAACCTTGTCGCGGCGACCCGTCAGTTAAGCTGGACGGTCCCGGACGTCATAACTGACAAAGCGCGGGTGAGGGTTACACAGAGTGGCTCCGGGACACAAAGTGTAAGTGAACCTTTCACCATACTCGGTATTCCGGAAATTAATGCCTCGGATGTGCAGTGCGAAGGATATTTTGCCGTTGAGTGGGGGGCTGTATCCGGTGCAACGGATTATGAAGTGATGATACTCAGTGGTGACGAAATGGTCAGGGTGGTCAATGGCATTACTACTTCCACACGTTTCACGATCAACGGCCTTTCCAAGGATTCTACCTACTATGTATCCGTGCGAGCCCGCCTCAACGAAAATCCCGGGAGACGGGCATTAGCCATTAAACGAAAACCGGATAACGGAAACTGTACCGGAACAATTTCAGACAACGATTTAAAGCTTGATGCCATTGTTACACCGGCCACTTCGGGCAGAAAATTTACTTCAACCGAACTCAGCGCCAGTCAGTCAGTAACCGTAAGAATTAAAAACCTGGATGACGCCGGCTCGACTGATGCTTTCACGATCAATTATGCGGTAAATGAAACGGTAATATATTCTCAAACCATTAATCCGCTCATTGCCGCCGGAGGAACATATGACCATACTTTTCCCGTGACTGCAGATCTTTCTGCCATAGGTACTTACCAGATAAAGGTGATACTCAGCCGGGGAAACGATCCCGTGACCAGCAATAATGTCATTACAAAGACTTTCAAACAATTAGCGAACCCTTCGGTGACTTTGCCTTTTACGGATGACCTGGAATCTCTGTCCAAACAAAGTATCATCGGAACACAGGTGGGACTTGATGGTGGTGACCGGTATGATTTCACAACCAATGTAGCCACCGGCCGGATAAGATCTTTTGTCAGTTCCGGAATTTCCTATTCCGGAACGAAGGCGCTTACGCTGGATAGTTATAAATATAGTTCGGGGGGCGTAACCAACTACCTGATGGCAACACTGGACCTATCGGCCTATACCCCGGGTACCAACGATGTTCGTCTGGACTTTGTATATAAAAATCACGGTCAGTCCAGCGATGGAGCTAATAAGGTTTGGATCCGTGGGAAGGATACGGACAGCTGGATTCAGGCCTACGATCTATATGCCAATCAAAAAGGGAATGATGAGGGGTACAAGGCAGTTTACGGTCTCGAGTTAAGCCGTTTGTTACAGGAACAGAGCAAATTGTTTACATCCAGTTTTCAGATCAGGTGGGGCCAGTGGGGCGAAAACGTAGCGGCAGATAAAACCCGGGCAGATGGTTATACTATTGATGATATTCACGTTTACACCATCATAGATGATATGCAAATGTTATCCATTTCGAGCCCCGTGGCAGAGAAATGTACCTTTGAAAGTACAGAGGGGGTTACCGTTACAGTCAGGAACAGTTCGTCCGGCGTAATTGCGGATCTCCCTGTGAAACTGGTTGTAGACAACGGATCAGAAATTACGGAGCACATTTATAATATTCCGGCCCGGAGCAACATGGATTATACCTTTACTGCAAAGGCAGATTTTTCTGCGCCAGGCAGGCATACCTTAAAAGTTTCTGTGGCTTATCCAACGGATAATTATGCATATAACAACGAACTCACCAAGGAGTATTATCATTCACCCGCTGTGACCACTCTGCCCTATCTTCAGGATTTTGAAACCAATGATGGTTACTGGCATGCGGAAGGGGCGTTTAGTTCATGGCAGTACGGGATTCCTTCCGCACCGAAAATCAGTAGGGCTGCCAGCGGAAGAAAAGCCTGGAAAACGGGCCTTACAGGGAATCACAACGACTATGAATTGTCCTACCTGTACTCTCCCTGCTTTTCGATGAGTGGCGTGGCTGCGCCTACCCTGAGCTTTAGTATGGCGCTGGATATTGAAGTCTGCGACCCTAATCCCTGTGACATAGCCTATGTGGAATATTCCGGAGACGGTGGCAGCTGGACGCGTCTCGGAGCAGTGGGGCAAGGCACGAACTGGTACAACAAAACCTTTTCGGATGCGGGGAGCTGGTGTGTCAAAGACTACATTAACTGGCATGTCGCTACCATCGCTCTGCCCACCGGATTTTCGACCATCAGGCTACGGTTCGTTATGAGTTCGGATGCCTTCGTGAGCAGAGAAGGAATAGCGATTGACGACATCCATGTCTATGACAAACCCAATGGAATTTATGATGAGACTTCCATCACTACTGCCATCAGCCAAACCGTCTCTGCCAGTGAAAATTGGTCGCACTTCCTTAAAAATAACAAGCTGGTTGCCTCGATAAAACCAGGATCACAAAATTTGGGAACAACCAATGTGCAGGCCAATATCAATACCAGCGGGGTGCGTAACACGATCGGACAGTATTACCATGACCGGAGTATTACCATTAAGCCGCAAACTACCAGCCTCACTGACTCGGTCACTTTAAGACTCTATTTCTTGGATACTGAAACCGAAAATCTGCTGAGTGCCACCAGTTGCTCCGGTTGCGGGAAACCGGTGTCAGCGTATGAATTGGGCGTCTCGGAATATACAAGTTCAAATAAAAACCTGGAAGATGGCGACATAAGTAATAATAACGGAGGCTCCTGGTTGTTTCATTCCGGTGTTCGCAAGGTGCCGTTTGATAAAGGATATTTTGCTGAGTTCAAGGTCAAGGGGTTTTCGGAATTCTGGCTGAGCAAAGCGCTAATCGGAAACTCTGCCGCATTGCCGGTCAGGCTTATTAGTTTTAGTGCTAAAAGGTTGACGGACTCTGAGGCCTCCGAAGATGTGCTGCTGGTATGGAAAACGGCAATGGAGGAAAATGCGGATCATTTTGACATTGAAGTTGCAGTGGGGGATGATCGCTTAAAAAAGGGTGATTTCTCAAAAATTGGTGAAATAAAGGCCAAGGGAAACTGGGAAGGTGAGCAAAGTTACTCGTTGACCGATAACGAAATGGGAAAAAGCGATACCAGATATTACCGTTTAAAAATGGTCGATATGGATGGTTCTTTTGCTTATTCGGTCATACGTCCTGTATTGTTTAATGAGCAGCCAAACTGGCACATTTATCCTAATCCTTCCAAGGAAATATTCAATGTTGTTGCGCAGGCAAATGACGGTGAGCTGATAAAGGTGAAGGTTTTGGATGAATCGGGGCGAACGTTGCTTACCACATCGGCAAGGGGAAATGGGTTCCTTCAGAAACATAAAATTGATCTTTCGGGAAGTGCTTTTTCTTCGGGACTCTATCTTTTCGAGGTGTCATCTGAGAAGGACAAGCAGGTGTTTAAAGTGGTGAAGGAATGA
- the prmC gene encoding peptide chain release factor N(5)-glutamine methyltransferase, whose product MTSARQLYQYIVKSIKVYPEKEAQAITFMLLEHYVRLRNIDVLVDRPIPENTAQPDWEGIIERLNNNEPVQHIIGTTEFCGLEFRVSSSVLIPRPETEELVRMVTRDYAEPDKNIEILDIGTGSGCIAIVLARFLPHVTVHAWDVSDEALEVARENARQLIADVQFAKQDMLNVTFPLAGNTQQFDCLVSNPPYVTYAEAEHMLPNVLRFEPHEALFVEDSDPLLFYKAIADFGKHHIKAGGKCYVEINEHFGLETKKVFDERGYKNVEILRDIHGKDRFVRAIWEG is encoded by the coding sequence ATGACTTCCGCTCGGCAGCTATATCAGTACATTGTTAAAAGCATAAAAGTATATCCCGAAAAAGAGGCGCAAGCCATTACATTCATGCTTCTGGAGCACTATGTAAGGCTACGGAATATTGATGTTCTGGTGGATCGGCCCATTCCTGAAAACACCGCTCAGCCGGACTGGGAGGGCATCATCGAACGGCTCAACAACAATGAACCGGTACAGCATATTATCGGTACCACCGAATTTTGCGGACTGGAGTTTCGGGTATCTTCCTCGGTACTTATCCCGCGTCCGGAGACAGAGGAACTCGTCCGCATGGTTACAAGAGATTACGCCGAACCTGACAAAAATATTGAAATTCTGGACATCGGTACCGGCAGCGGCTGTATTGCTATTGTGCTGGCACGTTTTCTGCCGCACGTAACGGTGCATGCCTGGGATGTATCAGACGAAGCCCTGGAAGTGGCGCGTGAAAACGCTCGCCAGCTGATTGCAGACGTTCAGTTTGCAAAACAGGATATGCTGAACGTCACTTTCCCGCTAGCCGGTAACACGCAGCAATTTGACTGCCTGGTGAGTAACCCTCCCTATGTCACCTACGCAGAGGCGGAGCACATGCTTCCCAATGTGCTACGCTTCGAACCCCATGAGGCTTTGTTCGTGGAAGACAGCGATCCGCTCTTATTTTACAAGGCCATCGCAGATTTTGGCAAACACCATATTAAAGCAGGAGGTAAATGTTACGTTGAGATCAACGAACATTTTGGATTGGAGACAAAAAAGGTTTTTGACGAAAGAGGTTACAAAAACGTAGAAATTCTGCGCGATATTCACGGTAAAGACCGCTTCGTGAGGGCGATATGGGAAGGCTGA
- the ribD gene encoding bifunctional diaminohydroxyphosphoribosylaminopyrimidine deaminase/5-amino-6-(5-phosphoribosylamino)uracil reductase RibD, translating to METDMQWMKRALQLAAYGRGSVSPNPMVGCVIVHEDKIIGEGWHRNYGGPHAEVRAIEDVVFKKNENLLTEATAYVTLEPCAHTGKTPPCADLLVSKKLKRVVVCNLDPNPLVAGKGIAKLKSAGIEVKTDVLSQEGIALNKRFFLAMQEGRPYVILKWAETADGYLGRADGGQVRISSALSGLLVHQWRAEEDSILVGFKTALMDNPKLNVRHWKGINPVRVVLDRNLQLPASLNLMDQSQPTLIINYLQQTELKNWPERYGEAREVSYARINPENEETGQILHRLFERKIHSVFVEGGVAVINSFLQAGLWDEIRRCQGTIQLGTGVKAPAPQGILRKSEMVEGDLWTYYSRY from the coding sequence ATGGAGACAGATATGCAATGGATGAAACGGGCATTACAGCTTGCTGCCTATGGACGCGGGAGTGTTAGCCCCAACCCGATGGTCGGTTGTGTGATAGTCCATGAGGATAAAATCATTGGCGAGGGCTGGCATCGTAATTATGGCGGACCGCACGCGGAAGTGAGAGCTATTGAGGACGTTGTTTTCAAAAAGAACGAAAATCTTTTAACAGAAGCTACTGCCTATGTTACACTGGAACCTTGCGCGCACACAGGCAAAACGCCTCCCTGCGCGGATCTTTTAGTAAGCAAAAAACTGAAACGGGTTGTTGTTTGTAACCTTGACCCGAATCCGCTGGTAGCAGGAAAAGGGATTGCAAAACTGAAAAGCGCAGGCATTGAAGTGAAAACGGATGTACTATCGCAGGAAGGCATTGCGTTGAACAAGCGGTTTTTTTTGGCGATGCAGGAGGGCCGTCCGTATGTTATTCTTAAATGGGCCGAAACGGCCGATGGTTATTTGGGAAGGGCCGATGGTGGCCAGGTCAGGATCAGCAGTGCGCTTTCGGGCTTGCTTGTCCATCAATGGCGGGCAGAGGAAGATTCCATTTTGGTAGGATTTAAAACTGCACTTATGGATAACCCCAAACTTAACGTGCGTCACTGGAAGGGGATAAATCCGGTCAGGGTAGTTTTGGACAGGAATCTGCAGTTGCCGGCATCACTAAATTTAATGGATCAGTCTCAGCCTACTTTGATCATCAACTACTTACAGCAGACAGAATTGAAAAACTGGCCTGAAAGATATGGTGAGGCCCGAGAAGTTTCTTACGCCAGGATCAATCCTGAAAATGAGGAGACAGGACAGATCCTACACAGACTTTTTGAACGTAAAATACACTCCGTTTTTGTGGAAGGAGGAGTAGCAGTTATAAATTCTTTTCTGCAGGCAGGTTTGTGGGATGAAATCAGGCGGTGCCAGGGAACGATTCAATTAGGAACGGGCGTTAAAGCGCCCGCCCCGCAGGGGATTCTTCGGAAATCGGAAATGGTTGAAGGCGATCTGTGGACCTATTATTCAAGATACTAA
- a CDS encoding nucleoside hydrolase: protein MKIFLAAFFTFSFAAVVAQNRAAQGISMILDTDIGPDYDDAGAMAIMHALADKGEVNPLAVIASNKNELVAPTIEILNTYFGRPELPIGAPKGQAPSYGATQKWPEMLLEKYPHKIARTSDVPDAVETYRKILSKQPDHTVTIVTIGFLTNLAKLMESGPDQISGLSGMDLIRKKVTQLVSMAGKFPEGREYNVYADSVASEKVFSSWPTPVLFSGFEIGEKIKTGKRLLANESLNSPVKDIYAKAMPFSKNDENGRMSWDQTAVLVAARGTRPYFGLRRGKMIVEGGNNKWQEDPMGPHAYLLSDMSAEQITMIIESLMMWEGRK from the coding sequence ATGAAAATTTTTTTAGCTGCCTTTTTTACCTTTAGTTTTGCCGCGGTTGTTGCTCAGAATCGCGCAGCCCAGGGAATTTCCATGATACTGGATACAGATATCGGTCCGGATTATGATGATGCAGGTGCCATGGCTATCATGCATGCTTTGGCGGATAAGGGAGAGGTGAACCCGCTTGCCGTGATTGCAAGCAACAAAAATGAATTGGTTGCACCTACTATAGAAATTCTGAATACTTATTTCGGACGTCCTGAACTTCCTATCGGCGCTCCCAAAGGACAGGCTCCCAGTTATGGTGCAACACAAAAGTGGCCCGAAATGCTTTTGGAAAAGTATCCGCATAAAATCGCACGAACCTCTGATGTACCCGATGCCGTCGAAACTTATCGTAAAATTTTGTCAAAACAGCCGGATCATACAGTGACCATTGTAACCATAGGCTTTCTGACCAACCTTGCAAAATTAATGGAGTCGGGCCCCGACCAGATCTCGGGCCTTTCAGGAATGGATCTGATCCGGAAAAAGGTAACCCAACTGGTTTCCATGGCGGGGAAATTTCCCGAAGGCAGGGAGTATAACGTATATGCGGACTCAGTGGCTTCTGAGAAGGTATTCTCTTCCTGGCCTACGCCTGTACTTTTCAGTGGTTTTGAGATTGGAGAAAAAATTAAAACAGGCAAAAGGTTACTTGCGAATGAATCCCTTAACAGCCCGGTAAAAGACATATATGCCAAGGCAATGCCATTCAGTAAGAATGATGAAAACGGACGCATGAGCTGGGATCAGACGGCCGTGCTGGTGGCAGCCCGAGGAACACGCCCGTATTTTGGCCTCCGGCGTGGGAAAATGATCGTAGAAGGAGGCAATAATAAGTGGCAGGAAGATCCTATGGGCCCTCATGCATACCTCCTCTCCGACATGTCGGCAGAGCAGATAACGATGATCATCGAGTCGCTTATGATGTGGGAAGGCCGGAAATAA